The following DNA comes from Enterocloster bolteae.
GTATCCCTGGCAGCCTGTACACCTACCACTGAAAAACAGAAAAAAGAAACCACTGCTGCGGCAGCAGCTAAATCCCAGGAGGATATGGTTCCCCCAAGCACAGGCGGGGCCAGCGATAAAGTTCCGGATCCCAACGTTATGCCGGTAGCTGTGATTTCCATATATCACGGAGGCGGCGGAAGCCTGGTGCAGGATATGGATTCCCTGGACACGGAAGGCCTGGACGCACAGCTGCTGGTGGACAAGCTGATTGAATATGGTGTGCTGACTGACGGCACAGAGGTCCTCAGCTTTGATATTGAGGGAAAAGATGAGAACGCGGTTGGAACCCTGGACTTAAGTCAGGCTGAGAGCGCAGAGGGCTGTTCCGACAAGATGTTCCTCACTGAGATTGGCAATACATTCACTGAAAACTTTGAGCTGTCCAAGCTTAAGCTTAAAGTGAACGGCGGTAATTATGAAGGCGACGACATTAAGCAGGGAGATAGCGACTATCTTACCTATAATGCGGACTATGAGTCTGTTGAATAAAGAAGTGAAAGAGGCGGCTGTCCTGTAAGTGGAAACTCCACTTAAGGGCAGCCGCCTCTGTTTTGCCACAGGTTAAAAAACCATGCCCCTTTCTTTGTCTGGAAGGAGGCATGGTTTTTATAGTATAAGATTTCCAATGATAAATTATCATTATTAAGTATGCAGGTGAAGCAGGCCTGATTTTATAATTTAGCCATGGCTGCTTCGTCTGCAACAACTATTACATCGTTATGCAGCTGAAGTACGGATGCGGGAACATGAGGAGTTACAGGGCCGCAGAGCACATCATGGAGAATCTGAGCCTTGTCAGAACCGCTGACAACCAGAAGGATTTTTTTAGCCTTCATAATGGTTCCGATACCCATGGTATAAGCCTGCTTCGGAACATCATCAATGGAAGCAAAGAAACGCTTATTGGCCTCGATGGTGCTCTGGGTCAGGTCCACACAGTGAGTGGTCTTGGCAAATTCTTCGTCCGGCTCATTAAAGCCGATATGGCCGTTATGCCCCAGGCCCAGAAGCTGCAGGTCAATGCCGCCCAGGCTCTTAATCACGTCCTCATAGCGTGAGCACTCCTTATCGCTGTCAGGCTGGGTGCCGTCGGGTACATTGGTGCAGTCCATGTTGATGTTAATATGCTTAAAGAGATTGTTATACATGAAGTAGTAGTAGCTCTGGTCATTATCCCTGGTAAGTCCTCTGTACTCATCCAGGTTCACGCTCTTTACACCGGAGAAATCCAAATCACCTTTGTTGTACCATTCGATCAGCTGCTTGTAAGTGCCGATTGGGGTGGATCCGGTTGCCAGGCCAAGGACACATTCAGGTTTCATCAGGACCTGGGAGGCGATGATGCTGGCTGCCTTGCGGCTTAATTCATCGTAATCTTTTGCTTTGTAGATTTTCATAATAATTGCCACCTTTCCATACATTATTAGTAGTTGCGGTGCCCCGGATTTCCAGAGGGTCACTAATTTGGAAAAAATTTTTATAAATCTTTAAATATAGGATAACATTTTCCTAACATACTTTCAAGGGGTAAATGCATAAAATATTTATAAAAGCAGATAGGCCGTGTTCAGGGCAGCTGCAGATTATGGGTGCGAGGAGTGAAAGTATGACCAATTATCGGAGATTGATATCTTATATCTACGCCTATGAAGGCGAGGTAAAAGGAAAGAATATTGGGTTTGCCAAGCTGGAATCCCGGAATGGGCAATGCAAGCTCAGCGTAAATGTAAAAAAGGTTTACGTTGGAAGCAGCGACCTGGGGGTTTATCTGCTGGCCCCGGGAAAAGAAATTTTTCTGGGCAGTATATTTATCCGCAGCGGAGGCGGTGAGTTCCGCGCCGTGGTAAATGTGGAAAATGCCGCTGATTCGGGCTGCAGCATGGACCAGTGCTATGGCCTGACGATTCATGAACAGGGGGATACATGGCGGGCATATACGACCATCTGGGAGGATGCGGTGGCCCATGCAGCGGAAGTGGAGCTGGCGGATGTGACCTCCAGTAAAGTAGGAGATGCAGAAGCGCAGATACATAGAAAAGTGGAAGAACTGAATCAGGAGCTGCGGTCCGGTGAAAAGGCAGCAGAAGGCGGAGACGGCCCTGTGCTCAGCAGTTCTCCGGCAGAGGCGCGTCAGATGAGTGCTGGTCGTGGGGCTATGAAGAACGCGGAGACACCGGAGGGTGCGGAGGTTGTGCAGGAGACAGAGGTATTGGCCCAAACGTCAGAAGAAGTATATCAGACGGAGAATGAGGCCAATCAGATGACAGAGGCATTGGATCAGGCTGCGGAAAAAGTAGTCGGAGCGGAAGAGATTTTACCGGAGTCAATAGAGGCAGATACGGTCGAAATGTCCCAAAAGCAGGAGAATCAGGATGACAGGGACGATTTGGCGCTGGAACCAGAGCTGTTGCCGGATGATAAAGACAGTATGGAGTTGGAGCCGGAATCCCTGACAGATGGGATGCCGGATGAAATGTCAAATGAAATAGAGGAAGCGCAGGAATCAGGAGGTATCCCGGATTCCCAATTAGAGAGCCAGTCAGAGAATACGGCAGAGTCAGAGATAACGGCAGAATTGGGAAAAGCGGCTGAAGAACATAAGGCAGGTTTTCAAAATAGCGGCCTGGCAGGAATCACACCAAAAAGAGATATGGAACAGATGGATGGTATGATTACGCCAAACATGGGCAGAGAGCAGGAAACAGACCATAGAGCCTGGAGCGGCAATGGGGATTTTGGTGAACAGCCGAATTCTAAGCACGGCTGGGATGAAAAGAATGTTACATCTATCAGAAAACAGCTTTATGAGGAAAATGAAAGCGTGCCCCGTGAGCTTCAAACCGCTCATGATCCGTTGAACATGGGACTTCCCAGACAGGAAGGTATGGTTCCTGATACCCGTATTCCCCTGCAGCCAGATAATATGCCGGAAAACAGGACGGTTCCCAGACCAAACATTATGACCAGGCCTGGAATGCC
Coding sequences within:
- the nagB gene encoding glucosamine-6-phosphate deaminase, translated to MKIYKAKDYDELSRKAASIIASQVLMKPECVLGLATGSTPIGTYKQLIEWYNKGDLDFSGVKSVNLDEYRGLTRDNDQSYYYFMYNNLFKHININMDCTNVPDGTQPDSDKECSRYEDVIKSLGGIDLQLLGLGHNGHIGFNEPDEEFAKTTHCVDLTQSTIEANKRFFASIDDVPKQAYTMGIGTIMKAKKILLVVSGSDKAQILHDVLCGPVTPHVPASVLQLHNDVIVVADEAAMAKL
- a CDS encoding DUF6128 domain-containing protein; amino-acid sequence: MTNYRRLISYIYAYEGEVKGKNIGFAKLESRNGQCKLSVNVKKVYVGSSDLGVYLLAPGKEIFLGSIFIRSGGGEFRAVVNVENAADSGCSMDQCYGLTIHEQGDTWRAYTTIWEDAVAHAAEVELADVTSSKVGDAEAQIHRKVEELNQELRSGEKAAEGGDGPVLSSSPAEARQMSAGRGAMKNAETPEGAEVVQETEVLAQTSEEVYQTENEANQMTEALDQAAEKVVGAEEILPESIEADTVEMSQKQENQDDRDDLALEPELLPDDKDSMELEPESLTDGMPDEMSNEIEEAQESGGIPDSQLESQSENTAESEITAELGKAAEEHKAGFQNSGLAGITPKRDMEQMDGMITPNMGREQETDHRAWSGNGDFGEQPNSKHGWDEKNVTSIRKQLYEENESVPRELQTAHDPLNMGLPRQEGMVPDTRIPLQPDNMPENRTVPRPNIMTRPGMPRRHMPAGTVRTGSSGGQSDQEQMMDQCPLNQQPMPGQQPMPGQQPIPGQQQVPCQQPMSNQQSRMLRQLMPSNQTMPSRQQTPGQSSLGQHPVTNRQPVPGQQAIQNQQPISNQQPMPNQQPISNQRPMPNQQPMPGQRPTSNQQPMPNQQPMPNQQPMPNHRPTSNQQPMPNQQPMPNHRPMPNQRPMPNQQPIPNQQPMPNQQPMSNRQPLPNQRPGSQIQNQGRQMRPAGPEAGDNSEAAGQAEERVPVVDAGEETLILGNPQDLERLEQEEQQSDFPGRLWEGFRKRYPKIQAFDSANGCEILTIKPQDIGLLPRENWNYGNNSFLLHGYYNYRYLILARIGDETKGRTRYILGVPGNYYSNEKYMASMFGFPHFVLARKQPSQDGRFGYWYTDVRLENQD